One part of the Sphingopyxis sp. PAMC25046 genome encodes these proteins:
- a CDS encoding pyridoxine 5'-phosphate synthase — MTSPASSRLRLGVNIDHVATIRNARGGEHPDPVRAAEIVAAVGGDGITAHLREDRRHIRDDDLARIQAATDLPLNLEMAATDEMLEIALRHKPHAACIVPEKREERTTEGGLDAAGQHNHLAPIVTRLNDAGIRVSLFIEPDPRQIEAAMRLRAPVVEFHTGRYAHVEGEERAAELRRLADAAALAWKNGIEPHAGHGLTYDNVVPVAAIPQLAELNIGHYLIGEAIFTGLEDAVRRMRALMDEARG, encoded by the coding sequence TTGACCAGCCCTGCTTCCTCGCGCTTGCGGCTCGGCGTCAACATCGACCATGTCGCGACGATCCGCAACGCGCGCGGGGGCGAGCATCCCGATCCGGTGCGCGCGGCGGAGATCGTCGCCGCGGTCGGCGGCGACGGCATCACCGCGCATCTGCGCGAGGACCGGCGCCATATCCGCGACGACGATCTCGCGCGCATTCAGGCCGCGACCGACCTGCCGCTCAATCTCGAAATGGCGGCGACCGACGAGATGCTCGAGATCGCGCTGCGCCACAAACCGCACGCCGCGTGCATCGTCCCCGAAAAGCGCGAGGAGCGCACGACCGAGGGAGGCCTCGACGCCGCGGGCCAGCACAACCACCTCGCCCCCATCGTCACGCGTCTCAACGACGCGGGCATCCGCGTCAGCCTGTTCATCGAGCCCGACCCGCGGCAGATCGAGGCCGCGATGCGCCTCCGCGCGCCCGTGGTCGAATTCCACACCGGCCGCTACGCGCATGTCGAGGGCGAGGAGCGCGCCGCCGAACTCCGCCGCCTCGCCGACGCCGCCGCGCTCGCGTGGAAGAACGGCATCGAACCCCACGCCGGCCACGGCCTGACCTATGACAATGTCGTCCCGGTCGCCGCGATCCCGCAGCTCGCCGAACTCAACATCGGCCATTATCTGATCGGCGAGGCGATCTTTACCGGGCTCGAAGATGCGGTGCGCCGGATGCGCGCGCTGATGGACGAGGCGCGAGGGTGA
- the pyrE gene encoding orotate phosphoribosyltransferase, with the protein MTDDEILAEFRAAEALLQGHFLLSSGRHSEYYLQCARVLMDTERAGRLATALAAKLPRDLRQAIDIVVSPAMGGVIIGHEMGRALGKPAIFVERPTGTFELRRGFAIDPGAKVLMVEDVVTTGLSSREAMEAVRAAGGEVIAEAALVDRSAGSVDLGVPFYPLVAINFPTYAEDELPETLAATEAVKPGSRSKAA; encoded by the coding sequence ATGACCGACGATGAAATCCTGGCCGAATTCCGTGCCGCCGAGGCCCTGCTTCAGGGCCATTTCCTTCTCTCCTCCGGCCGCCACAGCGAATATTATCTCCAGTGCGCGCGCGTGCTGATGGATACCGAACGCGCCGGCCGGCTCGCCACCGCGCTCGCCGCAAAGCTGCCGCGCGACCTTCGCCAGGCGATCGACATCGTCGTCTCACCCGCGATGGGCGGCGTCATTATCGGCCACGAAATGGGCCGCGCGCTCGGCAAGCCCGCGATCTTCGTCGAGCGCCCGACCGGCACCTTCGAACTGCGCCGCGGCTTCGCGATCGATCCCGGCGCGAAGGTGCTGATGGTCGAGGACGTCGTCACCACCGGCCTCTCGTCGCGCGAAGCGATGGAGGCGGTGCGCGCGGCGGGCGGCGAGGTGATCGCCGAAGCCGCGCTCGTCGACCGATCTGCGGGCAGCGTCGATCTCGGCGTGCCCTTCTATCCGCTCGTCGCGATCAACTTCCCGACCTATGCCGAGGACGAACTGCCCGAGACGCTCGCCGCGACCGAGGCGGTGAAGCCCGGCAGCCGGAGCAAGGCGGCTTGA
- the coxB gene encoding cytochrome c oxidase subunit II, whose amino-acid sequence MKSLKTLVIAAVLSLGAVGAGHAQAPATPAAAPAEAPAATAPANPAPVATDAAAPAATTVAAPAGDATYVPMKPTPGVGQPVDAGIDFQPQVSPIGEQAYFFNHVILLPVITVITLIVLGLLLWVVFRYRAKANPVPSKTTHNTFIEIIWTAIPVLILAVIAVPSIRLLAAQYEPPKKDALTIKVTGYQWYWGYAYPDQGIGEYVSKILPKDKAEAAGEPYHLAVDNRMVVPVGRQVKLIITGADVIHSFAVPAFWTKMDAVPGRANETTFTANKVGVYYGQCSELCGVDHGYMPIAVEVLPVDKWEAWVRSKGGNPAGPVAAAPAAAPAATTTAPAVAPAAAPAATTTEAAPAAAPAAAPAAKN is encoded by the coding sequence ATGAAGAGCTTGAAAACCCTTGTAATTGCGGCGGTTTTGTCGCTCGGCGCGGTGGGCGCCGGTCATGCCCAAGCGCCGGCCACGCCGGCTGCGGCGCCGGCCGAAGCGCCCGCCGCAACGGCTCCGGCGAATCCAGCTCCGGTCGCGACCGATGCGGCCGCTCCGGCGGCGACGACCGTCGCGGCTCCGGCGGGCGATGCCACCTATGTACCGATGAAGCCGACCCCGGGTGTCGGCCAGCCGGTCGATGCGGGCATCGATTTCCAGCCGCAGGTCAGCCCGATCGGCGAGCAGGCCTATTTCTTCAACCATGTCATCCTGCTGCCCGTCATCACGGTGATCACTCTGATCGTCCTCGGCCTGCTGCTCTGGGTCGTGTTCCGTTATCGCGCCAAGGCGAACCCGGTGCCGTCGAAGACGACGCACAACACCTTCATCGAAATCATCTGGACCGCGATTCCGGTGCTGATCCTCGCGGTGATCGCGGTGCCGTCGATCCGCCTGCTCGCGGCGCAATATGAACCGCCCAAGAAGGACGCGCTGACGATCAAGGTCACCGGCTATCAATGGTATTGGGGCTATGCCTATCCCGACCAGGGGATCGGCGAATATGTCTCGAAGATCCTGCCCAAGGACAAGGCCGAAGCGGCGGGCGAGCCCTATCACCTCGCCGTCGACAACCGCATGGTCGTTCCCGTCGGCCGCCAGGTGAAGCTGATCATCACCGGCGCCGACGTGATCCACAGCTTTGCGGTTCCCGCCTTCTGGACCAAGATGGACGCGGTCCCCGGCCGCGCCAACGAAACGACCTTCACCGCGAACAAGGTCGGCGTCTATTACGGCCAATGTTCGGAACTGTGCGGCGTCGATCACGGCTATATGCCGATCGCCGTCGAAGTTCTCCCGGTCGACAAGTGGGAAGCGTGGGTCCGCTCGAAGGGCGGCAACCCCGCGGGGCCGGTTGCCGCGGCGCCCGCAGCCGCGCCCGCCGCGACCACGACAGCGCCGGCTGTTGCGCCGGCCGCGGCGCCCGCCGCCACCACGACCGAAGCTGCGCCCGCAGCGGCTCCCGCCGCCGCGCCGGCCGCCAAGAATTAA
- the ctaD gene encoding cytochrome c oxidase subunit I translates to MTDIAATAPAHGHADHAHDDHDTPGFFVRWFMSTNHKDIGTLYLIFAIIAGIVGGVLSGMMRWELAEPGIQHLTGWAQFFDASAGEVQAKHFWNVMITAHGLIMVFFMVMPAMIGGFGNWFVPLMIGAPDMAFPRMNNVSFWLTAVAFVMLVGSMFVPGGSGLGAGTGWTVYAPLSTSGSAGPAVDMAIFSLHLAGAASILGAINFITTIFNMRAPGMTLHKMPLFVWSVLVTAFLLLLALPVLAAAITMLLTDRNFGTTFYDAAGGGDPVLYQHLFWFFGHPEVYIMILPGFGIVSQIISTFSRKPVFGYLGMAYAMVAIGVVGFIVWAHHMFTVGMSVNLKMYFTAATMVIAVPTGIKIFSWIATMWGGSMSFKTPMVWSLGFIFMFTVGGVTGVVLANGGVDTNLHDTYYVVAHFHYVLSLGAVFSLFAGFYYWFPKMSGRMYSEFLGQLHFWIFFIGVNVLFFPQHFLGQQGMPRRYPDYAEAYAFWHLISSYGYVIMGVGVLIFFANILYSLFAGKQAADNPWGEGATTLEWTLSSPPPFHQFNELPRIA, encoded by the coding sequence ATGACCGATATCGCAGCGACTGCACCCGCGCACGGCCATGCCGATCACGCGCATGACGACCACGACACGCCGGGCTTTTTCGTCCGCTGGTTCATGTCGACGAACCACAAGGACATCGGCACCCTCTATCTGATCTTCGCGATCATCGCCGGCATCGTCGGCGGGGTGCTTTCGGGCATGATGCGCTGGGAGCTGGCGGAACCCGGCATCCAGCACCTGACCGGCTGGGCGCAATTCTTCGACGCATCGGCGGGCGAGGTACAGGCCAAGCATTTCTGGAACGTGATGATCACCGCGCACGGCCTGATCATGGTGTTCTTCATGGTCATGCCCGCGATGATCGGCGGCTTCGGCAACTGGTTCGTACCGTTGATGATCGGCGCGCCCGACATGGCGTTCCCGCGCATGAACAACGTCTCCTTCTGGCTGACCGCCGTCGCGTTCGTCATGCTCGTCGGGTCGATGTTCGTTCCGGGCGGCAGCGGACTTGGCGCCGGCACCGGCTGGACGGTCTATGCTCCGTTGTCGACCAGCGGCTCGGCAGGACCCGCGGTCGACATGGCGATCTTCTCGCTCCACCTTGCGGGCGCGGCATCGATCCTCGGCGCGATCAACTTCATCACCACCATCTTCAACATGCGCGCACCGGGCATGACGCTGCACAAGATGCCGCTGTTCGTGTGGTCGGTGCTCGTCACCGCCTTCCTGCTGCTGCTCGCGCTGCCGGTGCTCGCCGCGGCGATCACGATGCTGCTGACCGACCGCAACTTCGGCACCACCTTCTATGATGCGGCCGGCGGCGGCGATCCCGTCCTCTACCAGCATCTCTTCTGGTTCTTCGGCCACCCCGAAGTGTATATCATGATCCTGCCGGGCTTCGGCATCGTCAGCCAGATCATCTCGACCTTCAGCCGCAAGCCGGTGTTCGGCTATCTCGGCATGGCCTACGCCATGGTCGCGATCGGCGTCGTCGGCTTCATCGTGTGGGCGCACCACATGTTCACGGTCGGCATGAGCGTGAACCTGAAGATGTATTTCACCGCAGCGACGATGGTCATCGCGGTCCCGACGGGCATCAAGATCTTCAGCTGGATCGCGACCATGTGGGGCGGCTCGATGAGCTTCAAGACCCCGATGGTCTGGTCCCTGGGCTTCATCTTCATGTTCACCGTCGGCGGCGTGACCGGCGTCGTGCTCGCCAACGGCGGCGTCGACACCAACCTGCACGACACCTATTATGTCGTTGCGCACTTTCACTATGTGCTGTCGCTGGGCGCGGTCTTCTCGCTCTTCGCCGGCTTCTATTACTGGTTCCCCAAGATGTCGGGCCGGATGTACAGCGAGTTCCTGGGGCAGCTGCACTTCTGGATCTTCTTCATCGGCGTGAACGTCCTGTTCTTCCCCCAGCATTTCCTGGGCCAGCAGGGCATGCCGCGCCGTTATCCCGACTATGCGGAAGCCTATGCCTTCTGGCACCTGATCTCGTCCTATGGTTATGTGATCATGGGCGTGGGCGTGCTGATCTTCTTCGCGAACATCCTCTACTCACTGTTCGCGGGCAAGCAGGCCGCCGACAATCCGTGGGGCGAAGGCGCGACGACGCTCGAATGGACGCTGTCGAGCCCGCCGCCGTTCCACCAGTTCAACGAACTGCCGCGTATCGCCTGA
- a CDS encoding heme o synthase: MAGVTMAQSLTHGETALPADWRDLFALTKPRVMSLVVFTALCGLLAAPGAVHPVLAFASILAIALGAGASGALNQWYEAGLDAKMKRTAGRPLPAGRLDPQTALQFGVGLAAFSLFLMLFASNWQATLLLLASILFYVFVYTMWLKPRTPQNIVIGGAAGAFPPLIGWVAATGSIAPLPVLLFLLIFLWTPPHFWALALFVRSDYAAAGIPMMPVVAGEKSTRRQILFYAIIMAIGAIAPWPLGYTGALYGWTAVILSAIFVLLSIQVGTRRTGEGDTMQPEKRLFAYSIAYLFILFGAVVADHWWLL, from the coding sequence ATGGCCGGAGTGACCATGGCGCAGAGCCTGACCCACGGCGAAACGGCCTTACCCGCCGACTGGCGCGACCTGTTTGCGCTGACCAAGCCGCGCGTCATGTCGCTGGTGGTGTTCACCGCCCTGTGCGGGCTGCTTGCGGCGCCGGGCGCGGTGCATCCGGTGCTCGCTTTCGCGTCGATCCTCGCGATCGCGCTGGGGGCAGGGGCGTCGGGCGCGCTCAATCAATGGTATGAGGCGGGGCTCGACGCCAAGATGAAGCGGACCGCGGGACGGCCGCTTCCAGCGGGGCGTCTCGATCCCCAGACGGCGCTGCAGTTCGGCGTCGGTCTCGCGGCCTTTTCGCTGTTCCTGATGCTCTTCGCATCGAACTGGCAGGCGACGCTCCTGCTGCTCGCCTCGATCCTCTTCTATGTCTTCGTCTACACGATGTGGCTGAAGCCGCGGACGCCGCAGAATATCGTCATCGGCGGTGCGGCGGGCGCCTTTCCGCCGTTGATCGGCTGGGTCGCCGCGACGGGCAGCATCGCGCCGCTGCCGGTGCTGCTGTTCCTGCTCATCTTCCTGTGGACCCCGCCGCATTTCTGGGCGCTCGCGCTGTTCGTGCGCTCGGACTATGCCGCCGCGGGCATTCCGATGATGCCCGTCGTCGCGGGCGAGAAATCGACGCGGCGCCAGATTCTTTTCTATGCGATCATCATGGCGATCGGCGCGATCGCGCCGTGGCCGCTCGGTTACACCGGCGCGCTTTACGGCTGGACCGCAGTGATCCTGTCGGCCATCTTCGTGCTGCTGTCGATCCAGGTCGGCACGCGCCGCACGGGCGAGGGTGATACGATGCAACCCGAAAAGCGGCTGTTCGCTTATTCGATCGCCTATCTTTTCATCCTGTTCGGCGCGGTCGTCGCCGACCATTGGTGGCTGCTATGA
- a CDS encoding cytochrome c oxidase assembly protein, producing the protein MSPNAKTASLAALLALAMVGLGFAAVPLYNLFCRVTGFGGTTQRYDPVAAAEEPKILSDTISVRFDANVSPNLPWKFYPEHPTDTVSIGARDMAIFIAENNSAQPVVGTASFNVTPTQAGQYFTKIQCFCFTQQRLEPGQQMRMPVLFFVDPKIKDDPDARDVQEITLSYTFHPVDEGKKAS; encoded by the coding sequence ATGTCCCCCAACGCGAAGACCGCCAGCCTCGCCGCGCTGCTCGCGCTGGCGATGGTGGGCCTCGGCTTCGCGGCGGTGCCGCTCTACAATCTCTTTTGCCGCGTGACCGGTTTCGGCGGCACGACGCAGCGTTACGACCCCGTCGCCGCGGCCGAGGAACCGAAGATCCTGTCGGACACCATTTCCGTGCGCTTCGACGCCAACGTCTCGCCGAACCTGCCGTGGAAATTCTATCCCGAGCATCCGACCGATACGGTCAGCATCGGCGCGCGCGACATGGCGATCTTCATCGCCGAGAATAATTCGGCCCAGCCGGTGGTCGGGACCGCGAGCTTCAACGTCACGCCGACGCAGGCGGGCCAGTATTTCACCAAGATCCAGTGCTTCTGCTTCACCCAGCAACGGCTGGAGCCGGGGCAACAGATGCGCATGCCGGTGCTGTTCTTCGTCGATCCGAAGATCAAGGACGACCCCGACGCGCGCGACGTGCAGGAAATCACCTTAAGCTATACCTTTCACCCTGTAGACGAGGGTAAAAAGGCGAGCTAA
- a CDS encoding cytochrome c oxidase subunit 3: MAGAKHHDYHLVNPSVWPLIGSVAALTMFFGLVMAMHADHFGGVGKWVLGLGFMGVIATFFSWWSDVINEAHAGDHTPVVQLHLRYGMILFIASEVMFFVGWFWAWFDFSLFPVPIEYAEGAVTSLFGQDGADAITMWPPKGIEVIDAFSLPLLNTLILLCSGTTITWAHHSLIHGDREGLKKGLWLTIILGAVFSAIQAYEYMHAPFGFGQSNYSSAFYMATGFHGFHVLVGTIFLIVCLVRTYKGHFTPQQHFGFEAAAWYWHFVDVVWLFLFIIVYVWGGWGAPVAAH; encoded by the coding sequence ATGGCCGGTGCCAAACATCATGACTATCACCTCGTAAATCCCAGCGTCTGGCCGCTCATCGGCTCGGTCGCGGCGCTGACGATGTTCTTCGGTCTGGTGATGGCGATGCACGCCGACCATTTCGGCGGCGTCGGGAAATGGGTTCTCGGCCTTGGCTTCATGGGCGTGATCGCGACATTCTTCAGCTGGTGGTCGGACGTCATCAACGAAGCGCATGCCGGCGACCATACCCCGGTCGTCCAGTTGCACCTGCGTTACGGCATGATCCTGTTCATCGCGTCCGAAGTGATGTTCTTCGTCGGCTGGTTCTGGGCGTGGTTCGACTTTTCGCTCTTCCCGGTTCCGATCGAATATGCCGAAGGCGCGGTCACCTCGTTGTTCGGCCAGGATGGCGCCGACGCGATCACCATGTGGCCGCCGAAGGGCATCGAAGTCATCGACGCCTTCTCGCTGCCCTTGCTCAACACGCTGATCCTGCTCTGCTCGGGCACGACGATCACCTGGGCGCACCATTCGCTGATCCACGGCGACCGCGAAGGGTTGAAGAAAGGTCTGTGGCTGACGATCATCCTCGGCGCCGTTTTCTCGGCGATCCAGGCCTATGAATATATGCATGCGCCCTTCGGTTTCGGGCAGAGCAATTACAGCTCGGCCTTCTATATGGCCACCGGCTTCCACGGCTTCCACGTGCTCGTCGGCACGATCTTCCTGATCGTCTGCCTCGTGCGCACCTATAAGGGCCATTTCACCCCGCAGCAGCATTTCGGATTCGAAGCCGCGGCGTGGTACTGGCACTTCGTCGACGTCGTGTGGCTGTTCCTCTTCATCATCGTCTATGTCTGGGGCGGCTGGGGCGCGCCGGTCGCCGCGCACTAA
- a CDS encoding DUF983 domain-containing protein, protein MSTDNQPQKGQPPVWRAALFGLCPQCGAQTLFEGPVKFAPHCRVCALDFGRYNVGDGPAAFLTLIIGALLIAIALTLDALVRPPFWVHVLLWVPLTAAAVVYGLRVGKAALLASEHQRQAGEGRQVEDEND, encoded by the coding sequence TTGTCCACCGACAACCAACCGCAAAAAGGGCAGCCGCCGGTCTGGCGCGCTGCCCTTTTCGGTCTCTGCCCGCAATGCGGGGCGCAGACATTGTTCGAGGGGCCGGTGAAGTTCGCGCCGCACTGCCGCGTCTGTGCGCTCGATTTCGGTCGCTATAATGTCGGCGACGGGCCCGCGGCGTTCCTGACGCTGATCATCGGCGCGTTGCTGATCGCGATCGCGTTGACGCTCGATGCGCTGGTCCGGCCGCCTTTCTGGGTGCATGTGCTCTTGTGGGTGCCGCTGACCGCCGCCGCGGTCGTTTACGGCCTGCGCGTGGGAAAGGCCGCGTTGCTCGCGAGCGAGCATCAGCGCCAGGCTGGCGAAGGCCGCCAGGTGGAGGACGAAAATGACTGA
- a CDS encoding SURF1 family protein, translating into MTDPAAPANAPVPVSRWPLIPTLLVLAAVAVMIALGVWQLQRKSEKEALIGLYQRNMAMSSLVTYPELPPVPDEMLYRKSSVVCLDPVRWDPRSGTDRKGKSGIRMIADCRTGAEGPGVLVDVGIGDDFTPPEWKGGTVQGTIVPGPEQPTVIARLTGKAVPARAMLVADAPVANLRASGVPSADDTPNNHLAYAVQWFLFAAAALVIYILAVRRRLRP; encoded by the coding sequence ATGACTGATCCCGCCGCTCCCGCGAACGCCCCCGTGCCTGTGTCGCGCTGGCCGCTGATCCCGACGCTGCTCGTGCTCGCGGCGGTTGCGGTGATGATCGCGCTCGGCGTCTGGCAGCTCCAGCGCAAGAGCGAGAAGGAGGCGCTGATCGGGCTTTACCAGCGCAACATGGCGATGTCGTCGCTCGTGACCTATCCCGAACTGCCGCCGGTTCCCGATGAGATGCTGTATCGCAAGAGCAGCGTCGTCTGCCTCGATCCGGTGCGCTGGGATCCGCGCAGCGGCACCGACCGCAAGGGGAAGTCCGGTATCCGCATGATCGCCGACTGCCGCACCGGCGCTGAAGGGCCGGGGGTGCTCGTCGATGTCGGGATCGGCGACGATTTCACGCCGCCCGAATGGAAAGGCGGCACGGTGCAGGGGACGATCGTCCCTGGACCCGAGCAGCCGACGGTGATCGCGCGCCTGACGGGCAAGGCGGTGCCCGCGCGTGCAATGCTCGTCGCCGATGCGCCTGTCGCGAATTTGCGCGCGAGCGGGGTGCCCTCGGCCGACGATACGCCGAACAACCATCTCGCCTATGCGGTGCAATGGTTCCTCTTCGCCGCCGCGGCGCTGGTCATCTATATTTTGGCCGTTCGTCGCCGCTTGCGGCCTTGA